A genomic segment from Treponema sp. Marseille-Q3903 encodes:
- a CDS encoding M23 family metallopeptidase: MSKTQKVMKKYEKQFASNVTSGFGSFIRTTGNVFVRIFKFFDNKLTIMIVPHSQSKVINFQTNVFALCLGTLLTLGIFASFFYYSRRSLSANMEISALTEQNRETLASLDQLRDENTNLFQAAKRFQTSLSQSLSLLGIDQSDNNSVSTNSNSDLASLFSSTEVAQGTSREVADVKELTNYLEDAVKPIEQIGKMLKTQQNLFTEIPSISPVKNPNYHISMPFGPNIHPLNGNWYIHKGIDFSTWRSGDAVLATASGQVVTVGFDNSFGNQIVIKHSHGMYTRYAHLNSMRVKKGQIVAQGEVIGTIGNTGVSTGPHLHYEVHIGSDVVDPQKYININFAK; the protein is encoded by the coding sequence ATGTCAAAAACACAAAAAGTGATGAAGAAATACGAGAAACAGTTCGCATCCAATGTAACAAGCGGGTTTGGTTCTTTTATTAGAACGACTGGGAATGTTTTTGTTCGTATTTTTAAATTTTTTGACAATAAGCTCACAATAATGATTGTTCCTCATTCTCAGAGTAAGGTGATAAACTTTCAAACAAATGTTTTTGCCTTGTGCTTGGGAACTCTTCTGACTCTCGGAATCTTTGCGTCTTTTTTCTATTACAGCAGACGTTCCCTTTCGGCAAACATGGAGATTTCGGCTTTAACAGAACAGAACAGGGAAACTCTTGCAAGCCTCGACCAACTCCGAGATGAAAACACAAACCTTTTTCAAGCTGCCAAAAGATTCCAGACTTCTCTATCGCAAAGTCTTTCATTGCTCGGAATTGATCAGTCGGACAACAATTCTGTTTCCACAAACTCAAACAGCGACCTTGCCTCTCTATTCTCTTCAACGGAAGTGGCACAGGGAACTTCACGAGAAGTTGCAGATGTAAAAGAGCTTACAAATTACCTCGAAGATGCTGTAAAACCGATTGAACAGATTGGAAAAATGCTTAAAACTCAGCAAAATCTCTTTACAGAGATTCCAAGTATTTCCCCTGTAAAAAATCCTAACTATCATATTTCAATGCCTTTTGGTCCTAACATTCACCCGTTGAACGGCAACTGGTACATCCACAAAGGAATAGACTTTTCTACATGGCGTTCTGGAGACGCTGTTTTAGCGACGGCGTCAGGACAAGTTGTCACAGTCGGATTTGACAACAGTTTCGGTAATCAGATTGTTATAAAACACAGTCACGGTATGTACACTCGTTATGCTCACTTAAACTCGATGCGCGTAAAAAAAGGACAAATAGTTGCTCAAGGCGAAGTGATTGGAACAATTGGTAACACAGGTGTTTCAACCGGACCTCACCTTCACTATGAAGTTCACATCGGTTCTGACGTAGTTGATCCGCAAAAATACATCAACATCAACTTTGCAAAATAA
- a CDS encoding polymer-forming cytoskeletal protein, which yields MALRIDDISINTLIGNGSAISGDIKVNGFVRIDGDIDGNLETDGNVIVGEKARIRGNVKAKSIIVGGIIIGDLNAVESVKLLSESAVIGDILSHKVQIDDKSIFHGHCISIKNEDSYNKTSEEYLQSKAIKAKVSF from the coding sequence ATGGCTTTACGAATTGACGATATTTCCATCAACACGCTAATCGGAAACGGTTCTGCAATTTCCGGAGATATAAAAGTAAACGGATTTGTCCGTATAGACGGAGATATTGACGGAAATCTTGAAACAGACGGAAATGTAATTGTTGGCGAAAAAGCACGGATACGCGGAAACGTAAAGGCAAAATCGATAATTGTAGGTGGAATCATCATCGGGGATTTAAACGCTGTTGAAAGTGTAAAACTCCTATCTGAATCGGCTGTAATCGGGGATATTCTTTCTCATAAAGTTCAAATTGACGACAAGTCCATATTTCATGGGCACTGCATTTCTATTAAAAATGAAGATTCATACAACAAAACCTCTGAAGAATATTTACAGTCAAAAGCGATAAAAGCAAAGGTCTCTTTTTAA
- a CDS encoding YaaR family protein, whose product MAEIDPLSTNYYYTGVQNAANEKIKNNKAKEEVSKTRRSKFSDLLKAENEASSDFKANSLPSEIAELSLDDAVVYLKDAVDNAGNALAENVTRENIDNFKNKVRQFITFVVENNFEVNAKRKMRNGKVLMEPSRTNFFSNYALPPHQSTPKVKIEILNEKLDELTRETLSTQANNMKILAQIDEIKGLIVDLISS is encoded by the coding sequence ATGGCAGAAATCGATCCTTTAAGTACAAATTATTATTACACAGGCGTTCAAAATGCTGCAAATGAAAAGATAAAAAACAACAAAGCAAAGGAAGAAGTTTCTAAAACCCGTCGTTCAAAATTTTCCGATTTATTAAAGGCAGAAAACGAAGCAAGCTCAGATTTTAAAGCAAACTCGCTTCCCTCGGAAATCGCCGAGTTATCTTTAGACGATGCTGTTGTCTATTTAAAAGATGCCGTAGACAATGCGGGAAATGCGCTTGCAGAAAACGTTACTCGAGAAAATATCGACAATTTTAAAAATAAAGTTCGTCAATTCATCACTTTTGTTGTAGAAAACAATTTTGAAGTAAATGCAAAGAGAAAAATGAGAAACGGAAAAGTGCTGATGGAACCTTCGCGAACTAATTTTTTTTCTAACTACGCTCTTCCGCCTCATCAATCAACTCCAAAAGTAAAAATCGAAATATTAAATGAAAAATTAGACGAGTTGACGAGAGAAACTCTTTCCACACAAGCAAACAATATGAAAATCCTTGCGCAGATAGATGAAATAAAAGGGCTTATTGTAGACTTGATAAGTTCATAA
- the ricT gene encoding regulatory iron-sulfur-containing complex subunit RicT, whose amino-acid sequence MSDIFESDIESENDNLSTLEDSDINVAESENIVFDYPLYHIKLDYSCETVYAKTPDNKIKLSAGDYVILPTRYGKDMARVLGISKKPIGIKQSDIVTIDRKATDSDLKKRQELIKKEKEAFPIFKGKVAYLKLDMKLIEVHFLFDEPKALFFFSSDNRVDFRELVKDLVSVFKMRIELRQIGVRDEARITGGLGVCGRSFCCHCVSDKLRPVSIKMAKDQNLSLNSMKISGQCGRLLCCLSYEYDWYNEARKKLPSEGIKLFYDGTDFRITEVNPLTCMVKMTGDDGRLLEVNASRFYKENNRWKIN is encoded by the coding sequence ATGAGTGATATTTTTGAATCAGACATCGAAAGCGAAAATGATAATTTATCAACTCTAGAAGACAGTGACATTAATGTTGCAGAATCTGAAAACATAGTATTTGATTATCCGCTTTATCATATAAAATTAGATTATTCCTGTGAAACAGTTTATGCAAAGACTCCCGACAACAAAATAAAACTTTCCGCAGGTGATTATGTTATACTTCCGACTCGCTATGGGAAAGACATGGCTCGCGTTCTCGGCATTTCTAAAAAACCTATTGGAATAAAGCAATCAGATATTGTGACAATCGATCGAAAGGCAACCGATAGCGATTTAAAAAAACGGCAAGAGCTTATAAAAAAAGAAAAAGAAGCTTTCCCGATTTTTAAAGGAAAAGTCGCTTACTTAAAGCTCGATATGAAACTCATCGAAGTTCACTTTTTATTTGACGAGCCAAAAGCACTGTTTTTCTTCAGTTCAGATAACCGCGTAGACTTTCGAGAGCTTGTAAAAGACCTCGTTTCAGTATTTAAAATGCGCATTGAACTGCGCCAAATTGGAGTTCGAGACGAAGCTCGAATAACGGGAGGGCTAGGTGTTTGTGGACGGTCTTTTTGCTGCCATTGCGTTTCTGATAAACTCCGTCCGGTCTCTATAAAAATGGCAAAAGACCAGAACCTTTCTCTTAATTCAATGAAGATATCCGGTCAGTGCGGAAGACTTTTATGCTGTCTTTCTTACGAATATGACTGGTACAATGAAGCTCGCAAAAAGCTACCGAGTGAAGGAATCAAATTGTTTTACGATGGGACTGATTTTAGAATTACTGAAGTCAACCCTCTGACTTGCATGGTAAAAATGACAGGAGACGATGGGCGCCTGCTCGAAGTCAACGCTAGCCGATTTTATAAAGAAAACAATCGCTGGAAAATCAATTAA
- a CDS encoding proline--tRNA ligase yields MKATKTLISTLREAPNDAVIASHQLMMRSGLIRKLGNGLYAYMPLGYRSFMKVQKIIREELDNAGLLEIKPTVIQPGDLWRESGRWDKMSGEMLTAQNRQGQDMVVSPTAEEAFTALVRDGLSSYKQLPFTLYQINTKYRDEIRPRYGVMRGREFTMMDAYSFDKDQEDLNASYDNVAAAYHRIFKRMGLSTISVKADTGSMGGSGSEEFMVESPVGDDTLLLCPKCSYAANVEKAACQTEIPLNSEGKPQVKTDLPIEEIATPNVFSIEDMEKFFGEKSTTFLKALVYKVYNCALDLSKNEFYKNTKTVTEGGISYIPETFFCVLIRGDLDVNETKLAAELKSSEAELANDEDVLKYSGVPHGFVGPVGIKIPVIADKSTVDMHDCIAGAGKTGFHLKHVEPGRDFTPFMTADVRTCKEGDKCPDCGGTFYMKKGNELGHIFKLGTKYTKSMNVTYLDVSGKPVTPLMGCYGIGVDRTLASIIEGHNDDKGIVWPMTVAPYHVAVIPIQYKDKMKEVADKIYSELNAEGIDVILDDRNERPGVKFTDSELIGYPVRIVVGDKNLPNVEVKMRNKDEANLIPFEEASAKVAEYVREELKKLNK; encoded by the coding sequence ATGAAAGCTACAAAAACTTTAATTTCTACCCTGCGTGAAGCTCCAAACGACGCAGTTATCGCAAGCCATCAGCTGATGATGCGCTCCGGCCTTATAAGAAAACTTGGAAACGGACTTTATGCATATATGCCGCTCGGCTACCGTTCTTTCATGAAAGTTCAAAAAATCATAAGAGAAGAATTAGACAACGCTGGGCTTCTTGAAATAAAACCAACTGTGATTCAGCCAGGAGATTTGTGGCGCGAGTCTGGACGCTGGGATAAAATGTCTGGCGAAATGTTGACAGCGCAAAACCGTCAGGGACAAGATATGGTCGTTTCTCCAACTGCGGAGGAAGCTTTTACTGCGCTTGTTCGAGACGGACTTTCTTCATATAAGCAATTACCTTTCACTCTTTATCAGATAAATACAAAGTATCGCGATGAAATTCGTCCTCGTTACGGAGTAATGCGAGGTCGCGAATTTACGATGATGGACGCTTACTCGTTCGACAAAGACCAAGAAGATTTGAATGCATCTTATGACAATGTTGCTGCCGCTTATCATCGTATTTTTAAAAGAATGGGACTTTCTACAATTTCTGTAAAAGCAGATACTGGTTCTATGGGCGGTTCCGGCTCCGAAGAATTTATGGTCGAAAGCCCTGTCGGAGATGATACTCTTCTTCTTTGTCCAAAATGCAGTTACGCAGCAAACGTCGAAAAGGCAGCGTGCCAAACGGAGATTCCTCTCAACAGCGAAGGAAAGCCGCAGGTAAAAACAGACCTCCCTATTGAGGAAATCGCCACTCCAAATGTTTTCAGCATTGAAGATATGGAAAAATTCTTCGGTGAAAAATCGACAACATTCCTCAAAGCACTTGTTTACAAAGTTTACAACTGCGCCTTAGACCTTTCAAAAAATGAGTTTTATAAAAATACAAAAACTGTTACAGAAGGCGGCATCTCGTACATTCCTGAAACATTCTTCTGCGTGCTTATCCGCGGAGACCTTGATGTAAACGAAACAAAGCTTGCGGCAGAGCTCAAATCGAGCGAGGCTGAGCTTGCAAACGATGAAGATGTTTTAAAATATTCGGGAGTTCCACACGGATTTGTTGGTCCGGTTGGAATTAAAATCCCAGTGATTGCAGATAAGTCAACTGTAGATATGCACGATTGTATTGCAGGTGCCGGTAAAACCGGATTCCACCTAAAACACGTTGAACCAGGCAGAGACTTCACTCCTTTTATGACGGCAGATGTCCGCACTTGTAAAGAGGGAGACAAATGCCCTGATTGCGGCGGAACATTCTACATGAAAAAAGGCAATGAGCTTGGTCACATCTTTAAGCTTGGCACAAAATATACAAAATCTATGAACGTAACTTACCTCGACGTAAGCGGAAAACCTGTCACGCCTCTCATGGGCTGTTACGGAATTGGAGTTGACAGAACTCTTGCGTCTATCATTGAAGGACACAACGATGATAAAGGTATTGTTTGGCCTATGACTGTGGCGCCTTATCATGTTGCCGTCATACCGATTCAGTACAAAGATAAAATGAAAGAGGTCGCAGACAAAATATATTCCGAGTTGAACGCAGAAGGAATCGACGTGATTCTTGATGACAGAAATGAACGGCCTGGAGTAAAATTTACAGACTCTGAACTCATCGGTTACCCTGTACGCATAGTTGTAGGAGATAAAAATCTTCCGAACGTAGAAGTAAAAATGCGCAATAAGGACGAAGCAAATCTCATTCCTTTTGAAGAAGCCTCTGCAAAAGTTGCCGAATATGTTCGTGAAGAACTTAAAAAACTCAATAAATAA
- a CDS encoding GerMN domain-containing protein: MAQRNNSKKKNNTLFTAACVLLGLLIIFIIFIVNKDQIFTNLKETKFFDKLFGSTPTFVENHEHAESKKPDAIPLKEDVTIQIQEENQEQTAPVSINDLKGEDNQSEQEKNKSDKSETQQKTTEKNEENKPGKNTEKKDEKKVETKKIATSEVQLCFIIITGDGLITRQIVKRSVKKSDSPLTNAINLLLQGPDTTLSAEKNCMTLIPRGAKLLSARVSDGIAYLNFNEAFEINTDGAEGYNHQLEQIVFTATSFSTVNSVQFLIEGKKLEYLGSEGVWIGSPLSRSQF; the protein is encoded by the coding sequence ATGGCACAAAGAAACAATTCTAAGAAAAAAAATAATACATTGTTTACTGCGGCTTGTGTTCTACTTGGGCTGCTTATAATTTTTATTATATTTATTGTAAATAAAGATCAAATTTTTACAAATCTCAAAGAAACAAAATTCTTTGATAAGCTCTTTGGTTCAACTCCGACATTTGTTGAAAACCACGAACATGCTGAAAGCAAAAAACCAGATGCAATTCCTTTAAAAGAAGATGTTACTATCCAAATTCAAGAAGAAAATCAAGAACAAACAGCTCCTGTCTCAATCAACGATTTAAAAGGCGAAGATAATCAATCTGAGCAAGAAAAAAATAAATCCGATAAAAGTGAAACACAACAAAAAACGACAGAAAAGAACGAAGAAAATAAACCCGGAAAAAACACAGAAAAAAAAGATGAAAAAAAAGTCGAGACTAAAAAAATTGCAACATCAGAAGTACAACTTTGTTTTATCATTATTACCGGAGACGGACTTATAACACGGCAGATAGTAAAGCGCTCTGTTAAAAAAAGCGACTCACCGTTAACAAACGCAATCAATCTACTTTTACAAGGCCCAGACACAACTTTATCTGCGGAAAAAAACTGCATGACATTGATACCTCGTGGGGCAAAGCTATTGAGTGCCAGAGTCAGCGACGGCATCGCATATCTTAATTTTAATGAAGCGTTTGAAATAAACACAGACGGTGCAGAAGGGTACAACCATCAGCTTGAACAGATAGTCTTCACTGCGACATCTTTCTCGACTGTGAATTCCGTTCAGTTTTTGATAGAAGGAAAAAAACTTGAATATCTCGGAAGCGAAGGTGTTTGGATAGGCTCCCCACTTTCGAGAAGCCAGTTTTAA
- the gltA gene encoding NADPH-dependent glutamate synthase, producing MSLNVTEEYNKLQEKLKNGQLTAKDRNAIPQMEMPTRDPKIRAHQMDEVALGFSAEQAIIEANRCLQCAKPFCMDGCPVNIDIPNFIREIANNNFKASIDIIKKTSLLPAVCGRVCPQEKQCQGKCTVGKIWKDPEKAVSIGRLERFVADWERENNKVTMPEVAAKTGKKVAVVGSGPAGLTVAADCARAGHDVTVFEAFHKCGGVMMYGIPEFRLPKKIVQSEIENLQKIGVKFETNFLVGRTDTLDQLLTEKGFDAAFVGTGAGLPKFFNIPGENYIGVFSANEYLTRANLMRGYDKAHAATPIYDAKHVVVCGGGNVAMDAARMALRLGAEQVDVVYRRTRDEMPARREEIAHAEEEGINFRYLENPVEILGTEDGHVCGIRCLKYQLGEPDASGRRSPVAIEGSEHDVKCDAVIVALGNGSNPLLVATTPGLNADNRGHIAVDEKQTTSHAKVWAGGDIVLGAATVILAMGEGRKAAAAMNEYLAK from the coding sequence ATGTCATTGAACGTTACGGAAGAATACAACAAATTACAAGAAAAACTTAAAAATGGACAATTGACAGCAAAAGACCGCAATGCAATTCCTCAGATGGAAATGCCGACACGCGACCCTAAAATTCGTGCACACCAGATGGATGAAGTTGCACTCGGGTTCAGTGCAGAGCAAGCAATAATCGAAGCAAACCGATGTCTTCAGTGTGCCAAACCATTTTGCATGGATGGCTGTCCGGTCAATATCGATATTCCGAACTTTATCCGTGAGATTGCAAACAATAATTTTAAAGCATCTATCGATATCATAAAAAAAACAAGCCTTTTGCCTGCTGTTTGCGGACGAGTCTGTCCTCAGGAAAAACAATGTCAGGGAAAATGCACTGTCGGAAAAATTTGGAAAGATCCGGAAAAAGCTGTTTCAATCGGACGTCTTGAAAGATTCGTTGCCGACTGGGAACGCGAAAACAATAAAGTTACAATGCCTGAAGTTGCTGCAAAAACTGGGAAAAAAGTTGCAGTTGTCGGTTCCGGACCTGCAGGGCTTACAGTTGCAGCCGACTGCGCACGTGCCGGACATGATGTCACCGTTTTTGAAGCATTTCATAAATGCGGCGGCGTTATGATGTACGGTATTCCAGAATTTCGACTTCCAAAAAAAATCGTTCAGTCAGAGATTGAAAATCTGCAAAAAATTGGTGTAAAATTTGAAACAAACTTCCTCGTGGGCAGGACAGATACTCTCGATCAGCTTTTGACAGAAAAAGGGTTTGATGCGGCGTTCGTCGGAACAGGAGCAGGGCTTCCAAAGTTTTTCAATATTCCAGGCGAAAACTACATTGGCGTTTTTTCAGCGAACGAATATCTTACGCGCGCAAATTTGATGAGGGGATACGATAAAGCTCACGCAGCTACTCCGATATACGATGCTAAACATGTTGTTGTTTGCGGCGGAGGAAACGTTGCTATGGATGCAGCAAGAATGGCTTTACGACTTGGAGCAGAACAAGTTGATGTCGTTTACCGCCGTACACGTGATGAAATGCCGGCTCGCCGTGAAGAAATTGCACATGCCGAAGAAGAAGGAATAAATTTCAGATACCTTGAAAATCCTGTTGAAATTCTTGGAACAGAAGATGGTCACGTCTGTGGTATCAGATGTTTAAAATATCAACTTGGAGAACCTGATGCGTCAGGTCGACGCAGCCCTGTTGCAATAGAAGGTAGCGAACACGATGTAAAATGTGATGCTGTTATTGTTGCGCTTGGAAACGGGTCGAACCCTCTTCTTGTTGCTACAACACCGGGTCTCAATGCTGATAACAGAGGGCACATAGCTGTAGATGAAAAACAAACCACAAGTCATGCAAAAGTTTGGGCAGGAGGAGATATTGTACTTGGTGCTGCAACTGTTATCCTTGCTATGGGCGAAGGTCGAAAAGCTGCCGCTGCTATGAACGAATATCTGGCAAAATAA
- a CDS encoding sulfide/dihydroorotate dehydrogenase-like FAD/NAD-binding protein, with protein sequence MFKIIEKKQLSVGVFYMKVEAPEIAHNRKAGQFVIVQVDIDFGERVPLTIADANSEEGWIALVFQAVGATTYKLSLMEAGQSLPAVLGPLGNPSEIKKYDNGPVVVVGGGFGVAPCYPIVQAHKAIGNKVIMIIAARNKELLIFVDEMKKVADEVIIMTDDGSAGRKGVSTLPLKELCESQCPPAEVIAIGPPIMMKFCALTTKEFNVPTTVSLNTIMIDGTGMCGGCRVAIGGKTKFVCVDGPDFDAHQVDWDNMMMRMKSFKSRETEDFHKCKMLAEAEKLEM encoded by the coding sequence ATGTTTAAAATTATTGAAAAAAAGCAGCTTTCTGTCGGTGTTTTCTATATGAAAGTTGAGGCTCCGGAAATCGCTCACAATCGCAAGGCTGGGCAGTTTGTGATTGTTCAGGTTGATATTGACTTTGGGGAGCGTGTTCCTCTTACAATTGCGGATGCAAATTCGGAGGAAGGGTGGATTGCCCTTGTTTTTCAGGCAGTGGGAGCTACAACTTATAAACTCTCACTTATGGAAGCCGGACAGTCATTACCGGCAGTTCTAGGACCTTTAGGAAATCCTTCAGAAATTAAAAAATACGATAACGGACCTGTTGTTGTTGTTGGAGGCGGATTTGGAGTTGCTCCGTGCTATCCAATTGTTCAGGCTCACAAAGCTATTGGCAACAAAGTTATAATGATTATTGCGGCTCGAAATAAAGAGCTTCTGATATTTGTTGATGAAATGAAAAAAGTTGCAGACGAAGTTATCATAATGACAGATGATGGTTCTGCCGGTCGGAAAGGAGTTTCTACGCTTCCTCTTAAGGAGCTTTGCGAAAGTCAGTGTCCTCCTGCCGAAGTTATAGCGATAGGTCCTCCGATAATGATGAAGTTTTGTGCCCTTACAACAAAAGAATTCAACGTTCCTACAACAGTTTCATTAAACACAATAATGATTGACGGAACTGGCATGTGCGGCGGCTGTCGTGTTGCAATCGGCGGGAAAACAAAGTTTGTCTGTGTTGACGGTCCTGATTTTGATGCTCATCAGGTTGATTGGGATAACATGATGATGCGTATGAAATCTTTCAAATCTCGTGAAACTGAAGATTTTCATAAATGCAAAATGCTAGCCGAAGCAGAAAAATTGGAGATGTAG
- a CDS encoding Tex-like N-terminal domain-containing protein yields the protein MEFTQEQIDALVVNEVAIMKKIAEDLNIQVQQVSAVIGLFKEDCTVAFISRYRKDKTGNLDEVQVLNIDHSFKSYSNLEERRIEIIKGIFGQGKLTDSLYEACMSASTLSALEDLWAPFKKKKKTRGMVAAEKGLEPLADAMLKMDDTSIENEAKKFIKTDNEDQALNVETAADALSGAQDILAERVSQDASNRESIHKLYMAEGNIVTKGIVPEGQTEEQAQKVSTYQMYWDYKEPLNQVKPHRILAINRAEREGALSVTIDVNVDDAVSLLQKRTEINNNYHKSAIEDGVVRLLSPAVVREIRSDETDEADEHGIGVFSENLKNLLMTQPIKGSRVLGVDPGYRNGTKCAALDETGKYLGFFKIFQEQDPKSSYDAINDAIDKYDIQVVAVGNGTGSHEVQEIVSKVINENYKDSDVMYTVVDESGASVYSASPAGTEEFPDLDVMVRGAISMGRRLQDPLAELVKIDPKAIGVGLYQHDVNQKKLAEQLDEVVSSVVNNVGVNLNTASYMLLKYVSGINTSTAKKIVAYRDANGKIKSREDLKNVPGLGPKAFEQCAGFLKIAESSDPLDNTWVHPENYDAAREVLPLIQKGEKVSDDLIKKTAEKYKLSETAVKDIVEELQKPNRDPRDGYPAPIMQKGVLLFEDLREGMKVTGKIRNVVDFGAFVDIGLHETGLVHLSELSDKFVENPMDVVKVGDVYEFTIIQLDKDRRRIGLSLKSDAASRAGTGQKSVSQKHEQKSGNTSANGRRVVVVKKGEKNSAEGNANRDNKKRQNFNGSEDGMSYNPFAAFFNK from the coding sequence ATGGAATTTACACAGGAACAGATTGATGCACTCGTCGTAAACGAAGTCGCAATAATGAAAAAAATTGCCGAAGATCTAAACATACAAGTTCAACAGGTAAGCGCTGTTATCGGACTTTTTAAGGAAGATTGTACAGTAGCCTTCATCAGCCGCTATCGCAAAGATAAAACAGGAAATTTAGACGAAGTTCAGGTTTTAAACATCGATCATTCTTTTAAATCATATTCAAATCTTGAAGAGCGCCGTATTGAAATCATCAAAGGTATTTTTGGACAAGGAAAATTGACAGACAGCCTTTACGAAGCTTGCATGTCTGCGTCAACATTGTCTGCTCTCGAAGATTTATGGGCACCGTTCAAGAAAAAGAAGAAGACTCGCGGTATGGTTGCTGCAGAAAAAGGTCTTGAACCTCTTGCAGATGCAATGCTCAAAATGGACGACACTTCAATCGAAAACGAAGCGAAAAAATTTATAAAAACGGACAATGAAGATCAGGCATTGAATGTTGAAACAGCCGCCGATGCTCTTTCTGGGGCTCAGGATATTTTGGCAGAAAGAGTCAGCCAAGATGCATCAAACCGTGAATCAATTCATAAGCTCTACATGGCTGAAGGAAATATCGTAACAAAAGGCATTGTACCGGAAGGGCAGACAGAAGAACAGGCTCAAAAAGTTTCTACATATCAGATGTATTGGGATTACAAAGAACCGCTGAATCAGGTAAAGCCGCATCGTATTCTTGCAATAAATCGCGCAGAACGTGAAGGTGCGCTTTCTGTGACGATAGATGTAAATGTAGACGACGCAGTTTCCCTTTTGCAAAAAAGAACTGAAATCAACAATAACTATCATAAATCGGCAATTGAAGACGGCGTTGTGCGTTTGCTCAGCCCTGCTGTAGTTCGAGAGATTCGAAGTGATGAAACAGATGAGGCAGATGAACATGGAATTGGCGTGTTCAGCGAAAATTTAAAAAATCTTTTGATGACTCAGCCGATAAAAGGAAGCCGAGTTCTTGGAGTTGACCCCGGATACCGCAACGGTACAAAATGCGCCGCTCTCGATGAAACAGGCAAATATCTTGGATTTTTTAAGATTTTTCAAGAGCAGGATCCAAAATCTTCTTACGATGCGATAAATGACGCAATCGATAAATACGATATTCAAGTTGTTGCAGTTGGCAATGGAACAGGAAGTCATGAAGTTCAAGAGATTGTCTCAAAAGTTATAAATGAAAATTATAAAGATTCAGATGTAATGTACACTGTTGTTGACGAATCAGGAGCCTCTGTCTATTCGGCATCTCCGGCAGGAACAGAAGAATTTCCCGACCTTGACGTAATGGTTCGTGGAGCAATTTCTATGGGGCGCCGTCTTCAAGACCCACTTGCAGAGCTTGTTAAAATCGATCCGAAAGCGATAGGAGTCGGTCTTTATCAGCACGATGTAAATCAGAAAAAACTTGCAGAGCAGCTTGATGAAGTTGTCAGTTCTGTTGTAAACAATGTCGGTGTAAATTTAAACACGGCTTCTTATATGCTTTTGAAGTACGTTTCTGGAATCAATACATCTACTGCAAAAAAAATTGTTGCATACCGCGACGCCAACGGGAAAATAAAAAGCCGAGAAGATCTGAAAAATGTTCCAGGACTTGGTCCGAAAGCGTTTGAGCAGTGTGCCGGATTTTTGAAGATAGCAGAGAGTTCTGACCCACTTGATAACACTTGGGTTCACCCTGAAAATTATGATGCTGCGCGCGAAGTTCTTCCTTTAATCCAAAAAGGCGAAAAAGTATCTGATGATTTAATCAAAAAAACTGCTGAAAAATATAAACTAAGTGAAACAGCCGTAAAAGACATTGTTGAAGAGCTTCAAAAACCGAATCGTGATCCTCGAGACGGATATCCGGCTCCAATCATGCAAAAAGGAGTTCTTCTTTTTGAAGATTTGCGAGAAGGGATGAAAGTTACAGGAAAAATCAGAAATGTTGTCGATTTTGGAGCTTTTGTCGATATAGGGCTTCACGAAACCGGGCTTGTTCATCTAAGCGAACTTTCAGACAAATTTGTTGAAAATCCGATGGATGTAGTAAAAGTCGGCGATGTATACGAATTTACAATCATTCAGCTCGATAAAGACCGAAGAAGAATCGGGTTGTCTTTAAAAAGCGATGCCGCAAGCCGTGCAGGGACTGGTCAGAAAAGCGTGTCGCAAAAACACGAACAAAAAAGCGGAAATACCTCTGCAAACGGTCGCCGTGTAGTTGTCGTGAAAAAAGGTGAAAAGAATTCAGCAGAGGGGAATGCGAACAGAGATAACAAAAAACGTCAAAACTTTAATGGTTCAGAGGACGGAATGAGTTACAATCCATTTGCAGCGTTCTTCAATAAATAA